ACGTTTTGGAAGGAATCCATGCCCAGGATGCAAGTTTCGACCTGGTGTATTGTAGTTCTACTATGACGACGGTGAGAACTTGCACTCTTTTTTCTCTTGATCGATCATTCTATGCTTTATATGGGTATATAGTAGTTTTCACCTGCTTGCTTTACCACTTCCATGCTCGGTTGATTGTTCTATATTTCTTACTTACTTTCCTGATTTGCAGTTCCGAGACTATCGAGCCTTTCTTCCAGAAATACGCCGTGTCCTTCGCCCAGGGGGGCTATTCCTTTTCTGTGAGACCGAACTCGAAGTTTACGATGCATCCGATCCGCAACTTGTTCGACCAGCCAACAATGCTCCCGGGCTAACGCGTTTCGCCAGGCTCGCCCGTCGTGAACTGGAACGTCAGGGCGTTTCCGCTCGTGCGCCTACTCAAATGTCCGCGTGGCTCGACGCAAATAGTGGATTTCATCCACCGACGCACGAAATGAGAGCGATACCCAACGGAGCCTGGCATCCGCACGCTCTCATGCATGACGTTGGCTTGATGGCCGCGCGAGTTTGGAAAGCAACGACATTTAGTCTCCGCCCGATGCTACTCTCTTTCGGAACCTCGCTCCAAGATTGCGAAGCTCTTACTCAAGCGGTGCTGCGGGACCTTCAAAACCCTGACATTCAGACAATCACCAAATTTCACATGGTGTGGGCACGCCGCAACTAATAATTGACCAACCAATTTAGAATGAATGAATTTAAGTTGAATATGAATATAGAGTAGAATAGAAGTGCTTGATTCCGTTGATTTCTTGTtcgtttcttctttttttcGTTTATGATTATATTCGTTTGCTCACTTCGGACCTTTGCCCGCTGGACTCCCGGATAGATGCGCATGTATATAGTCGCTCTTTATTGATCTAATTCCTATTGGGAAGTTCAATGGCCCGCTGGGACAAACTTCGGGTGTAAGCCAGGCCACCTGACGAAGCTCCAAAACTCCGAGGCGTTGGCAGTCGATCGTTTCAGACAAATATCAGATCGCAAATCCCCAACGAGGTTTCAGCGAACTTTGTCTCGGTGAACTTAGATCATAATCTATTCATTACTTCAAGGGCCACTAATTGCTGGATATTAGACTACCGCCGGTTTACTGTACCACGGTATGACACGTGAATTTCCAACCTGGCGACAGATGCTGCGCCACAGCGGGCGTAAGTTGTCTTTCGGCGAGGCAAACTTCATTTCTGAAGCGAGGTGAAGCAATTTTAAAGTGCTAAACCTGATGGCGATCTCGGTTAAAGCGGAAGGCCAAGCGTCTCCTTCTTTGGAATAATTGTAAACTATTTGCGCCACGAGCGCGATCGTTTTGCATCGCAATGTATTCATGCTAAATGTCACATCGGATGGTACGATTTTCTATAGAAGTCCGGCGTATGTATTCCACTCCGCACGACTTGAATTAAAAACCCACACCAAGGACCCAGATCCCAGCAATACACAGACGCTGATTCTGGTTAAACTCAGATAAGAGCAGCAGAGCTCGTGTCCTAATACATGTTAGCCGATGGAATGCGTCAACTGATCGTATACACACAGGTTGACCAATATAAACATGTGAAGTCAACATTAGGGTATTGGCACATATTTCTAGGCACTCAGATATGATTCTACCTATTAATAGGGCATCCGGTCTCCGAAGGAGTTTCACTTTCAATTAATCACCTCGAGGGAAGGGGAGATTGGCTGATTGTGTCAAGTCACGGTGCCTTTGCTACACCTTGTCATGATCTGCTTAGTGCT
This genomic interval from Rhizoctonia solani chromosome 11, complete sequence contains the following:
- a CDS encoding methyltransferase domain protein, which codes for MTTRYWDEDTSGEVHLVHSSQAGDRSRSSGYDSDSSDGSNNSMTTIGSDEAGDYFREIHGRRFPVADNLPLALPVDNEELLRFDLRHASIKLLMGGNQWTPIVEALAPVRGRRRRVLDICTRSGTWVKELASERPDVDFVSVDIAPVAPHTPSANIEFEVYNVLEGIHAQDASFDLVYCSSTMTTFRDYRAFLPEIRRVLRPGGLFLFCETELEVYDASDPQLVRPANNAPGLTRFARLARRELERQGVSARAPTQMSAWLDANSGFHPPTHEMRAIPNGAWHPHALMHDVGLMAARVWKATTFSLRPMLLSFGTSLQDCEALTQAVLRDLQNPDIQTITKFHMVWARRN